In the Flavisolibacter tropicus genome, one interval contains:
- a CDS encoding L-dopachrome tautomerase-related protein, with protein sequence MRISLLSSLGLILLLLACNNSNKTGRAQPSDTSTTVNDTSATNNQSALELVYLDSTYQLTGVAKEEGGYMWVNYPRWSDSYRYGVVHVTGTNSREPYPDSVMNKWQAGQPGTNKWVCVQSVYVDDSSRLWVLDPAAPKMKNVTGGGAKLVRINKSTGFPERTYSFKGIIPDSAYVNDIRVDVQRNYAYLTESKGGGLIVIDLNTGKMRRLLSSHYSVKSDTTFYFVIDGQELMKDGRPVKINSDGIALTPDYAWLYYKPLTDNKLYRIRTEDLRNASLTDTALASKVEDLGHFTTTDGMIFDKAGNLYLGDLQNYSIVRIDKNHKMTTLVKDQRLLWPDSYAIGDGYLYITCSQIHKQPEYNNGVNKRTSPYAVYRIKL encoded by the coding sequence ATGCGTATATCTCTACTATCAAGCCTTGGACTTATTCTTTTGCTTCTCGCTTGTAATAATTCAAATAAGACAGGTAGAGCTCAGCCCTCTGACACATCTACAACCGTAAATGATACTTCTGCCACCAACAATCAATCAGCGCTAGAGCTGGTGTACCTCGACAGCACTTACCAATTAACAGGCGTGGCAAAAGAAGAAGGAGGCTACATGTGGGTCAACTATCCACGCTGGTCTGATAGCTACCGATATGGAGTAGTACATGTTACAGGTACAAACAGCCGAGAGCCTTATCCTGATTCGGTGATGAATAAATGGCAAGCAGGACAGCCAGGCACTAACAAGTGGGTTTGTGTGCAATCGGTTTATGTAGATGATAGCAGCCGATTGTGGGTTTTAGATCCGGCAGCTCCTAAAATGAAAAATGTAACTGGTGGTGGGGCAAAGCTGGTACGCATCAACAAGTCAACGGGTTTTCCAGAACGTACCTACTCATTTAAAGGCATTATTCCAGACAGTGCCTATGTAAATGATATACGCGTAGATGTGCAGCGCAACTATGCCTACCTCACCGAATCAAAAGGCGGTGGTTTAATAGTCATTGATTTAAATACAGGCAAGATGCGTCGCTTATTGAGTAGCCACTATTCTGTAAAGTCTGATACCACCTTCTACTTTGTGATTGATGGTCAGGAGCTCATGAAAGATGGAAGGCCCGTTAAAATCAACTCAGATGGTATTGCATTAACACCTGATTACGCCTGGTTGTATTACAAACCACTGACGGATAATAAACTTTATCGCATACGCACAGAAGACTTGCGAAATGCCAGCCTGACGGATACAGCACTGGCATCTAAGGTAGAGGACTTAGGACACTTTACTACCACAGACGGGATGATCTTTGATAAGGCAGGCAATCTATATTTGGGCGATTTACAGAACTACAGCATTGTGCGTATCGATAAGAATCATAAGATGACAACGTTGGTTAAAGATCAGCGCTTGCTCTGGCCCGATAGTTATGCCATTGGCGATGGCTACTTATACATTACCTGCTCTCAAATACACAAACAACCCGAGTATAATAACGGCGTAAATAAACGAACCAGCCCTTATGCCGTGTATAGGATTAAGCTTTAG
- a CDS encoding T9SS type A sorting domain-containing protein, which produces MRIFILSLCLLTAMAGFTQQSNNQLLGYQEFPTMIRGHAVDLQGNQYYVGTFKGELTVKGQRLTSGEGQEDVFWLKTDNAGKIIRYKTFGSANSDIALPETFVFSENNSLSFSSRLVETVSFQGHILKPYLHAVSSKPITTSAIVNTDTAGNVKWAVRMQLTLTKLYASKSIIHAFATYNNLEATDIKVNDSIIVKAANSFGLLHLMFDTTGKLIKVKEIGSFFNGQSLQVRNVGQFQDEKLLLFLVFTGGSNVTVNGVSHSLRSFPSGYPMLLKTDTSYTDFKLKFLNPDAHSLGRMPLTLSASDSIYTIMNVWPNSPLYMVDGHSVPFAQNALVVFDSSLTAKRVVDLSRNYITTASQSDRGINFRELFIKDNQLFFSGYYRGSNESPIGALAQRDTLIPVFPNLSAIVNLNGASKSFIAKADLGLNHTSMQWYGEQTPYETSSLSHNYFHDAGPGKIAFNLMQDNVWNPFQINTDLQVETGSMQPGVDLADATQFVEYLSDGSRIVMGYARGRTAIDKDAPSIRSSAARKDAFICRIMPNGQVKWFHRAFSTLLSTQISKLTVRNNKAYFLINYGAWSNDSNYISINKQLYKVDISASLMAQVDSSGNLTVINLKEVANGEEQQNIRDFNFFSNGDLAFVTNVLHKVNYPGFPNDNGFYILRVHPETRQIIGARKLVGTPYPSINRIEIDKKDAIYLSYNVPGTSSLYETTMLRMHNGATYIDAIQLTNNTSSNASRVSHTGLMKLHWNGYIWAKRFSGDAGAAVYGNRDLLLINDKPLLLTSTQYNSKPVYWDGQLLHSEAKAFYPTLVQLDTAGALKGYKIFGMEISHMKNKADGRIYLSGYISFAQKIDTIQIAHSGFTDAIGLVLDSNLVAKNSYRLHTPYSETMYDFDIYRDSVVSFAYTAQTDPALSTARLTTEISDYEENAYLGTLVIKGQTPTAINTPLPQNTSVAITPNPVRDRHLRLAINTPELLPTVLYVYTADGQLIDSHEVRLTPGTNRYSISLPESIKPGVYQLVISNKKWKTVRSFLKL; this is translated from the coding sequence ATGAGAATTTTTATCCTATCCCTTTGCCTGCTTACTGCTATGGCAGGCTTTACACAACAATCCAATAATCAATTGTTAGGTTACCAGGAGTTTCCTACCATGATAAGAGGCCATGCAGTAGACCTGCAGGGCAACCAATATTATGTAGGGACGTTCAAAGGTGAGCTTACCGTAAAGGGCCAGCGACTAACGAGTGGTGAAGGCCAGGAAGATGTGTTTTGGTTGAAGACCGATAATGCAGGAAAGATCATCCGGTACAAAACATTCGGTTCTGCTAATTCTGATATAGCGCTTCCTGAAACATTTGTTTTTAGTGAAAACAACTCGCTTAGTTTTTCAAGCCGGCTAGTTGAAACTGTCAGCTTCCAAGGCCATATACTTAAGCCTTATCTGCATGCTGTGTCAAGCAAGCCAATAACAACAAGTGCTATTGTTAATACCGACACAGCAGGTAATGTAAAGTGGGCCGTGCGAATGCAGCTGACTTTGACGAAGCTGTATGCAAGTAAGAGTATTATACATGCTTTTGCCACTTACAATAATTTAGAGGCTACTGATATCAAAGTAAATGATTCGATAATCGTTAAGGCCGCCAATTCATTTGGGCTCCTGCACCTGATGTTTGATACTACAGGTAAGTTGATAAAAGTAAAGGAGATTGGGAGTTTTTTTAATGGGCAATCACTTCAAGTGCGAAATGTAGGTCAGTTCCAGGATGAGAAGTTATTGCTTTTCTTAGTGTTTACGGGTGGGAGCAATGTAACTGTAAATGGTGTGAGTCATTCACTGCGGTCTTTTCCCTCGGGCTATCCCATGTTATTAAAAACAGATACCTCCTATACCGACTTTAAACTCAAGTTTCTTAATCCTGATGCGCATTCATTAGGTCGAATGCCGCTTACATTATCAGCCAGCGACTCTATTTATACAATAATGAACGTATGGCCTAACAGTCCGTTATATATGGTAGACGGTCATAGTGTACCCTTTGCTCAAAATGCGCTTGTTGTCTTCGACTCTTCATTAACGGCAAAACGAGTGGTTGATTTAAGCCGGAACTATATAACTACTGCTTCACAAAGTGATAGAGGTATTAACTTTAGAGAGCTATTTATAAAAGACAATCAGTTGTTTTTTAGCGGTTATTATCGCGGCTCAAATGAATCACCTATAGGTGCGTTAGCGCAACGTGACACACTGATACCTGTTTTCCCAAATTTGTCTGCAATAGTGAACTTGAATGGTGCCAGCAAAAGCTTCATTGCAAAAGCAGATCTTGGGTTAAACCATACAAGCATGCAATGGTATGGAGAGCAAACGCCGTATGAAACCAGTTCACTTTCACATAATTACTTCCATGATGCGGGGCCGGGTAAAATTGCCTTTAACCTGATGCAGGATAATGTTTGGAATCCATTTCAAATAAATACTGATTTACAAGTGGAAACAGGCAGTATGCAGCCAGGTGTCGACCTTGCTGATGCCACTCAATTTGTAGAGTATCTTTCAGATGGCAGCCGGATTGTAATGGGCTATGCTCGTGGTCGAACCGCAATCGATAAGGATGCCCCTTCCATTCGTAGTAGTGCTGCGCGTAAAGATGCCTTTATTTGCCGGATTATGCCGAATGGACAAGTGAAGTGGTTTCACCGCGCTTTTTCAACACTGCTTTCAACACAAATCAGCAAGCTTACTGTTAGAAATAACAAAGCTTATTTTTTAATCAACTATGGCGCCTGGAGTAACGATAGTAATTATATTTCAATTAACAAACAACTGTATAAAGTAGATATATCGGCCAGTTTAATGGCTCAAGTGGATAGTAGTGGAAACCTCACTGTTATTAATTTAAAAGAAGTAGCTAATGGTGAGGAGCAACAAAATATTCGGGATTTCAACTTCTTTTCTAATGGTGACTTGGCTTTTGTAACCAATGTTTTGCATAAAGTAAATTACCCCGGCTTTCCAAATGATAATGGATTTTATATACTTCGTGTTCATCCAGAAACAAGGCAGATAATTGGCGCAAGGAAGTTAGTGGGCACACCCTATCCTAGTATCAACAGGATTGAAATAGATAAGAAGGATGCTATCTATCTTTCGTATAACGTGCCTGGCACAAGCTCGCTCTACGAGACCACCATGCTCCGGATGCATAATGGCGCAACCTATATTGATGCCATACAACTGACAAACAATACTTCTTCAAACGCAAGCCGTGTTTCACACACAGGTTTAATGAAGCTACATTGGAATGGATATATTTGGGCAAAGCGTTTTTCCGGTGATGCTGGTGCAGCGGTTTATGGTAATAGAGATTTGCTGCTAATCAATGACAAGCCTCTGTTACTAACAAGTACCCAATATAACAGCAAACCCGTTTACTGGGATGGCCAGTTACTTCATTCCGAGGCAAAAGCCTTTTATCCTACGCTTGTACAATTAGACACCGCTGGAGCCTTAAAGGGCTATAAAATCTTTGGAATGGAGATAAGCCATATGAAAAATAAGGCTGATGGGCGTATTTATTTGAGTGGCTATATAAGCTTTGCTCAAAAGATTGATACTATACAAATAGCGCACTCTGGATTCACGGATGCTATTGGCCTTGTTTTGGATAGTAACCTGGTGGCCAAAAATAGCTATCGCCTGCATACGCCTTATTCAGAAACAATGTATGATTTTGATATTTACCGCGACAGCGTAGTTTCCTTTGCTTATACGGCACAAACAGATCCCGCTCTTAGTACAGCGCGGTTGACAACCGAAATATCGGATTACGAAGAGAATGCTTATTTAGGCACCCTTGTTATTAAAGGACAAACGCCTACAGCTATTAATACGCCTTTGCCCCAAAACACTTCAGTGGCTATAACGCCCAACCCTGTGCGAGATAGACATCTGCGGCTAGCAATAAATACCCCTGAGCTTTTGCCCACAGTGTTATACGTGTATACCGCAGACGGGCAACTCATTGACAGCCATGAAGTGCGTTTAACACCAGGCACTAACCGATATTCAATCTCATTGCCTGAATCTATAAAACCTGGCGTTTATCAGTTGGTTATCAGCAATAAAAAGTGGAAGACTGTACGATCATTTCTAAAATTATAA
- a CDS encoding glycoside hydrolase family 2 protein: protein MEHTHPNYGLTKSQEEQYAEETFVDPLPRAVLRSNSFMLLDGEWRFALDTDDTGILKSWHLGHQYEHTANWPGSIEDHMEKAKIHTDSGWRDKIVAWYEREFPLPELENGNGHPHSLLQLTFGACGYETRVWLNGILLRTIEGEEMHVGEYTSFSYELDPSMLRPVNRLTVRIADTMDAEIPRGKQESHVYKRGGIWYQTYTGAVRSIWLETVERNRLRSRVGVVSSIEDNLIRFNFTTRIHDPGRYTLRLKIYYRKQSENEPVVVDEFPFFLEAGEKRQRVVVEIPNAKLWSPEEPNLYRLKAELIDADGYSAEIETHFGIRKIESRGAWVYLNNKKIYLDGILYQPAAATYEEIKKHMFAMKRLGCNLVRIHIAGVDPRIYKLADRLGMLLWVEVPSPHSSTQRSRAAHRDELMRMLVLIGTHPSVVIWSLYNEDWGAQDIATNPDTRQYIMDMYHYLQLAYPQFLVVDNDGWQHISYEGRLKTDLFTVHLYTPEITRWREMLDSLVNGQLEGVAAFPLVVGDPFFYRKQVPLIVSEWGGFGFADYGGPNDDEARTEQIRLYKEELRKRLIAGDVYTQATNIEDERNGLLEWNGDLKVPEGLLNSSGGVENIEQGTRNEE from the coding sequence ATGGAGCATACCCATCCTAATTATGGATTAACTAAAAGCCAGGAAGAACAATACGCTGAAGAAACCTTTGTAGACCCGTTGCCGCGTGCGGTACTCCGCTCTAATTCTTTTATGCTGCTAGACGGCGAATGGCGCTTTGCATTAGATACAGACGATACAGGCATCCTAAAAAGCTGGCACCTGGGTCATCAGTATGAACATACCGCCAATTGGCCCGGCTCTATTGAAGACCATATGGAGAAAGCCAAGATACACACAGATAGTGGCTGGCGCGATAAAATTGTGGCCTGGTATGAGCGCGAGTTTCCACTACCTGAGTTGGAAAATGGCAACGGGCATCCACATTCACTTTTACAATTAACCTTTGGCGCTTGTGGTTATGAGACCAGAGTGTGGCTCAATGGTATCTTACTGCGTACTATAGAAGGCGAGGAGATGCATGTTGGCGAATACACGTCTTTCTCCTATGAATTAGATCCCAGTATGCTGCGTCCTGTCAATCGGCTTACTGTACGTATTGCCGACACCATGGATGCCGAAATACCCCGGGGCAAACAGGAATCGCATGTATACAAGCGGGGCGGCATTTGGTATCAAACCTATACAGGTGCAGTACGCAGCATTTGGCTGGAAACCGTAGAGCGCAACCGGCTGCGCTCTCGCGTGGGCGTAGTAAGCAGTATTGAAGACAACTTGATACGTTTCAATTTTACAACACGTATTCATGATCCTGGTCGCTATACATTACGCTTGAAGATCTATTACCGCAAACAAAGTGAAAATGAGCCCGTAGTAGTGGATGAGTTTCCTTTCTTTTTAGAAGCTGGAGAGAAACGACAGCGGGTAGTGGTAGAAATTCCCAATGCTAAACTATGGTCGCCAGAAGAGCCTAACCTGTATCGCCTTAAAGCAGAACTCATTGATGCGGATGGATACAGTGCAGAAATAGAAACACATTTTGGAATACGCAAGATCGAGTCCCGGGGTGCCTGGGTATACTTAAACAACAAGAAGATTTACCTGGATGGCATTTTGTATCAACCAGCCGCAGCTACTTACGAGGAGATCAAAAAACATATGTTTGCCATGAAGCGACTGGGTTGTAATCTGGTGCGCATACACATTGCTGGTGTTGATCCGCGTATTTACAAGCTGGCCGACCGGTTAGGGATGCTGTTGTGGGTAGAAGTACCCAGTCCGCATAGCTCTACCCAGCGCAGTCGTGCCGCTCACCGCGATGAGCTGATGCGCATGCTGGTATTGATTGGCACGCACCCATCAGTTGTAATCTGGAGTTTGTATAATGAAGACTGGGGCGCGCAAGATATTGCCACCAACCCCGATACCCGCCAGTACATTATGGATATGTATCACTACCTGCAACTGGCCTATCCGCAGTTTCTGGTAGTAGACAACGATGGATGGCAACACATATCTTATGAAGGGCGCCTGAAGACCGATCTGTTCACCGTACACCTGTATACACCAGAGATTACACGCTGGCGTGAAATGCTGGATAGTCTGGTAAATGGCCAACTGGAAGGCGTAGCCGCTTTCCCATTGGTGGTAGGTGATCCCTTCTTTTATCGAAAACAGGTGCCTTTAATAGTGAGCGAGTGGGGTGGCTTTGGTTTTGCGGATTATGGCGGCCCTAATGACGATGAAGCACGTACAGAACAAATCCGGCTTTACAAAGAAGAGCTACGCAAGCGACTCATTGCCGGCGATGTGTATACGCAGGCTACCAATATTGAAGATGAGCGCAACGGACTGCTGGAATGGAACGGTGATCTGAAAGTGCCAGAGGGGCTGTTGAATTCAAGTGGGGGCGTTGAGAATATTGAACAAGGAACAAGGAATGAAGAATGA
- a CDS encoding TM2 domain-containing protein: MNYFPQKSVRTAYILWLFSGFGWLGLHRIYLDKHRTCLVWTLTFGLFGIGSLIDLFTLPRLVQRYNIIQQRRALQYQLRQINKKKQRLIEEQRLDEAEHCHMEEVRLQQQFKALHHQLQATPVLSLNKKVATTLSTAILFGAQ; the protein is encoded by the coding sequence ATGAATTACTTTCCTCAAAAATCAGTGCGCACGGCCTATATCCTTTGGCTGTTTAGCGGTTTCGGATGGCTGGGGTTACACCGTATTTACCTGGATAAACACCGCACCTGCCTAGTTTGGACCTTAACGTTTGGCTTGTTTGGCATCGGTTCTCTGATCGACCTATTTACACTGCCACGTTTGGTGCAACGTTATAACATCATTCAACAGCGCAGGGCCTTGCAATACCAATTACGTCAGATCAATAAGAAAAAGCAACGCCTCATAGAGGAACAGCGACTTGACGAGGCTGAACATTGCCACATGGAGGAAGTGCGATTGCAACAACAGTTTAAAGCACTGCATCATCAACTACAAGCCACACCGGTTCTCTCTCTGAATAAAAAAGTGGCAACCACACTTTCTACTGCCATACTTTTTGGTGCACAATAA
- the rmuC gene encoding DNA recombination protein RmuC, with the protein MILPLVIASCGISVVTLILLIIFRPKPNNNLFALSYKLDDLLKKLDGISIHLKEDFRLNREELTQSAAANRQELSIALHQFKGEMTDTLKLMTDTNRTFSENIHRTLEEKITALIQKTDVNNQSNRETITTALKDFSLEQSAKLEALKAAQREQSMQTTLELEKINRKVEEKLQQLNEQAKNDQHLARQTMDTSFKGFNETFDKNVGSFNQVLREKFGQLEDKQRLLVESTEKKLEGIRETVDEKLQKTLNERLGQSFELVRQQLESVQKGLGEMQTLAQDVGGLKKVLSNVKMRGGFGEVQLHMLLENILAPEQYEANVATKQGSSERVEFAIKFPNKEGERDFVWLPIDAKFPKDAYETLQNAHDTGDTAAIEAAQRTLEATVKRMAKDICDKYLDAPHTTNFGILFLPFEGLFAEVVRKASLLEEIQRDCHVIITGPTTLAVILNSLQMGFRTLAIQKRSAEVWQVLGSVKKEFGQFGGLLQKAQNNIQTGLNQLDNVMGVRTRAIQRQLKEVEVLASDEEDQQLIEE; encoded by the coding sequence ATGATTTTGCCACTTGTTATAGCTTCTTGCGGTATTAGTGTAGTAACGCTTATACTGCTGATTATTTTCCGTCCCAAGCCTAACAACAATTTGTTCGCTCTTTCCTACAAGCTTGACGATCTATTAAAAAAGCTGGATGGTATCTCTATTCACCTCAAAGAAGATTTTCGTCTCAACCGGGAAGAATTAACCCAATCTGCTGCAGCCAACCGGCAGGAGCTCAGCATTGCCCTGCATCAGTTTAAAGGCGAAATGACGGATACGCTGAAACTGATGACGGATACCAACCGCACGTTTAGTGAAAATATCCACCGGACATTGGAAGAAAAGATCACGGCGCTTATTCAAAAAACAGACGTGAATAACCAGTCTAACCGGGAAACCATTACCACTGCACTTAAAGATTTTTCACTGGAGCAAAGTGCCAAACTGGAAGCACTTAAGGCTGCACAACGCGAGCAATCCATGCAGACAACTCTTGAGCTGGAAAAGATCAACCGGAAAGTAGAGGAGAAATTGCAACAGCTTAATGAGCAAGCAAAAAACGATCAACACTTAGCACGACAAACCATGGACACTTCATTTAAAGGCTTCAATGAAACCTTTGATAAGAATGTTGGCTCCTTCAACCAGGTGTTACGCGAAAAGTTTGGCCAATTGGAAGACAAGCAACGCCTACTGGTTGAAAGCACCGAGAAGAAATTGGAAGGTATACGGGAAACAGTAGACGAAAAATTACAGAAGACCTTAAATGAACGACTGGGTCAGTCATTTGAGCTAGTGCGTCAACAACTGGAAAGTGTACAAAAAGGATTAGGTGAAATGCAGACATTGGCACAAGATGTAGGCGGATTGAAGAAAGTATTGAGCAATGTGAAGATGCGCGGCGGCTTTGGCGAGGTGCAATTACACATGCTGTTAGAAAACATTCTTGCACCAGAGCAGTATGAAGCCAATGTAGCTACTAAGCAGGGTAGTAGCGAGCGTGTAGAGTTTGCTATTAAGTTCCCAAATAAAGAGGGCGAGCGAGATTTTGTATGGCTACCTATTGATGCCAAGTTTCCTAAAGATGCCTATGAAACTTTGCAAAACGCTCACGATACCGGCGATACTGCTGCCATAGAAGCGGCACAGCGTACACTGGAGGCAACCGTAAAGCGAATGGCTAAAGACATTTGCGACAAGTATCTGGATGCACCTCATACCACCAATTTCGGTATCCTGTTCCTGCCTTTTGAAGGTTTGTTTGCCGAAGTAGTGCGCAAGGCCAGTTTGCTGGAAGAAATACAGCGCGACTGCCATGTAATTATCACCGGCCCTACTACACTGGCGGTAATTTTAAACTCCCTGCAAATGGGCTTCCGCACATTGGCCATTCAAAAACGGAGCGCTGAAGTGTGGCAGGTGCTGGGTTCAGTAAAGAAAGAGTTTGGCCAGTTTGGTGGTCTGCTGCAAAAAGCACAGAACAATATTCAAACAGGATTGAACCAGCTAGATAACGTGATGGGTGTGCGCACTCGTGCCATACAGCGTCAATTGAAAGAAGTGGAAGTGTTGGCTAGTGATGAGGAGGACCAGCAGCTGATAGAAGAGTGA
- a CDS encoding acyl-ACP desaturase, with translation MQNVSKISRAEVMNHLDKEIQEAILQYLKPIDDIWQPADLLPQSDRDDFFDQVKELKARAATLSYDLVAVLIGDTITEEALPTYESWLMQVKGPKDDPEGGWHQWVRNWTAEENRHGDVLNTYLYLSGRVNMRQLQISTQYLLADGFDIGTAHDPYRNFVYTSFQEMATNLSHRRVAQFAKKAGDEQLAKICGHVASDEMRHANAYKSFVSKILLIDPSEMMVAFEDMMRKKIVMPAHFLREMGMAKGETFAHFSEAAQRIGVYTALDYVAILKVLLKEWKIDSLTNLNEAGEKARDYLMKLPDRLFRLAERINPKPSSYKFSWIV, from the coding sequence ATGCAGAACGTCTCGAAGATATCCCGCGCGGAAGTGATGAACCATTTGGATAAAGAAATTCAGGAAGCTATTCTCCAGTATTTAAAACCTATTGATGACATCTGGCAGCCAGCCGATTTATTACCGCAAAGCGATCGTGATGATTTCTTTGATCAGGTAAAAGAATTGAAGGCCCGTGCCGCCACGTTATCGTACGATCTGGTAGCCGTGCTGATTGGTGATACCATTACTGAAGAGGCCTTGCCTACCTACGAAAGCTGGCTAATGCAGGTAAAAGGCCCGAAAGATGATCCTGAAGGTGGGTGGCACCAATGGGTACGTAACTGGACAGCTGAAGAAAACCGCCATGGTGATGTGCTGAATACTTACCTATACTTGTCGGGAAGGGTAAATATGCGCCAGCTGCAGATCTCCACACAGTATCTGCTGGCAGACGGTTTCGATATTGGAACTGCGCATGACCCGTACCGCAATTTTGTGTATACCTCCTTCCAGGAAATGGCCACTAATCTTTCACACCGCCGCGTAGCGCAATTTGCCAAGAAAGCCGGCGATGAGCAACTGGCCAAGATCTGTGGACATGTTGCCTCCGATGAAATGCGGCATGCCAATGCATACAAATCATTTGTCAGTAAAATTCTTTTGATCGATCCCTCAGAAATGATGGTAGCGTTTGAAGATATGATGCGCAAAAAGATTGTAATGCCGGCACATTTCCTGCGCGAGATGGGCATGGCCAAGGGCGAAACCTTTGCCCACTTCTCTGAAGCTGCCCAACGTATTGGTGTATATACGGCATTAGATTACGTGGCCATCTTAAAAGTGCTGCTTAAAGAATGGAAAATTGATTCGTTGACCAACCTGAACGAAGCCGGTGAAAAAGCACGTGATTACCTGATGAAACTCCCCGACCGCTTGTTCCGCCTGGCCGAACGTATTAATCCTAAGCCATCTAGCTACAAGTTTAGTTGGATTGTGTGA
- a CDS encoding CAP family protein codes for MKNGQVLLSILLLFTVATRAQTVPASTGSLLSQQEAQDALDVHNKARKDVSVTSLSWSAELAAFAQAWADHLAKSGCNMKHRPASGTWAQQYGENIFWAQGRSLLATDASRSWYSEIDQYQYGPFDGTNKGVGHYTQMIWKTTQSVGIGKATCSNGAVIIVANYNPPGNTVGTKPY; via the coding sequence ATGAAAAATGGCCAGGTTCTTTTGTCTATTTTACTGTTGTTCACTGTTGCCACACGAGCGCAAACAGTGCCGGCATCAACTGGGTCTCTTTTAAGCCAGCAAGAAGCGCAAGACGCTTTAGACGTTCATAATAAAGCACGTAAAGATGTAAGTGTAACATCCTTGAGCTGGTCGGCAGAGCTGGCTGCTTTTGCACAGGCATGGGCAGATCATTTGGCCAAGAGCGGATGCAACATGAAGCATCGACCTGCTTCTGGTACATGGGCTCAACAGTATGGCGAAAACATCTTCTGGGCACAGGGCCGTTCGTTATTAGCCACCGATGCCTCACGTAGCTGGTATAGTGAAATTGATCAGTACCAGTATGGCCCATTCGACGGTACCAACAAAGGTGTGGGACACTATACCCAAATGATATGGAAAACCACCCAGTCGGTAGGCATTGGCAAGGCCACTTGCAGTAATGGAGCTGTTATTATTGTAGCGAATTATAATCCGCCTGGAAATACAGTAGGCACGAAACCGTATTAG
- a CDS encoding nuclear transport factor 2 family protein, which produces MRSTLHALIMVLFLLVSIPLMAQKKSKKKNAETQPTMTDTTMQGGGGGMAEAGAFPYTADYSSKFTMGNPEHARMVLSMWKDYDNNTFDRSAAMLADTVMFQAPNGMVIRGKDSVLNSVKQFRGQFSSVKSTVDAWVPMHSTDRNEDWVLIWGTENDTNASGSTTNVIHEIWRVNRDGKIDFIRQYTAKPPVQ; this is translated from the coding sequence ATGAGATCAACACTGCATGCACTAATAATGGTTCTTTTCTTATTGGTGTCTATCCCCTTGATGGCACAGAAAAAGAGCAAGAAGAAAAATGCTGAAACACAGCCCACCATGACCGATACTACTATGCAAGGCGGTGGCGGTGGAATGGCAGAAGCTGGCGCCTTCCCTTATACAGCAGATTATTCTTCCAAGTTTACAATGGGCAACCCAGAGCACGCCCGTATGGTGTTATCAATGTGGAAAGATTATGACAACAACACATTTGATCGAAGTGCGGCCATGTTGGCCGATACCGTGATGTTTCAAGCCCCTAATGGAATGGTGATCCGTGGTAAAGACAGTGTCTTGAATTCCGTTAAACAATTTCGTGGTCAATTCTCCAGTGTAAAAAGTACTGTAGATGCCTGGGTGCCTATGCACAGCACCGACCGCAACGAAGACTGGGTGCTGATCTGGGGCACAGAAAACGATACCAATGCCAGTGGTTCTACTACTAATGTTATTCATGAGATCTGGCGTGTTAATCGCGATGGAAAGATCGATTTTATACGTCAGTATACCGCCAAACCTCCGGTGCAGTAA